The stretch of DNA gaagcagatcgaggtgctcaaggacacGGAACAGATGGTTCCTGTCATGCGAaagaagattgacgagATGAAGGCGTCTCTTGAGGGAATTCTTGTGAGTATGAGACGAATTTTAGGAGGGAGGTTAGGTGGCAAAGTCACACCACCCTTGGTATTGGGGATGAAGCTTATGAAAAGGTAGCTGGCACACATTGACTCTCTCGAGTGACTAAGAGCCCTAATGGGCTCGACAGGGATGTGGTGATATGATGCGAGGACCCATGTGTCTGTTGAAAAGATAACTCTGCGCCGTGCTCTCGTCGTGTTGTCGTTTTGTCACGTTGATGTGGGTCTGCGATGTCGGCTTCATCGAATGGTGCAATCCCATGGCAGAAACAAGAACCGAAACTGAAGTTGTCGACTGGAACTCCAGATGTTATCATTTTACGACATGGCGTCCATCTGCTAGGGATCTCCGAATAACGCTCTCCTAAAGCCTTTTGGGGGCAATGGAAAGACAGCGTGATACCACGACTCTGGGTTTGCGCTAGAAACGGCTCGGCATCGCAATTATCTCTGTTTACGGCCTTGGTGACTCACTCAACTTGAGTCATTCGAGACACCTTGAGTCATGGGAAGTCTACTTGAAACCCTACAACAAGGGTTGTACGAGCTTTCCCATGTGTCTTTGCCCTTGTCTTTGTCCGCCGTGCGAGTCCTTAAACTCTGATGTGCCAATAACCGGCCGCCGTTTATGACCTTCGCCTACCGTGACGCTCTATACGGGCTGTGCTTGTTGGCTGCTTTGAAACGTTAGTAGTCTTGTGTGCGGCTCGGCGGCTGCTCTCTTGGGACTTCCGTCGCCCGTATCTTACTCTAATGTGAGAACCGTTAATGATCACCACTTGGCACACTGCTTTTTGATCTTCGTCTTGCAGTTGTTTTCATTTAAGGCGGCGGATGGTGCGTTATCTGGCGCCTACAGCAGCCGGGAAGTATCAATTTGAACGACCAGGCGCATGGGGATACGAGTGGTTTACGATTGGGTCGATTCCCAGCGATGAGTTTCCGAACAATTCCAGCAAACCTTGGAAATCCAACAAAAGTGCCTCTTATGGTTGCTTTTTGGGGTAACTTCTGAATTGGCGCTCGTGTGTCCTGACATCAACTAAGCAACGGTTGAGATGCTAATTTGGCATGGGTCTGATGCATTTTTCCATCTGCTCGttcactacaagtacagtagtcgcTCTAGCCAGCATCTGCACCTATCATAGGTGATGCAACTATATGCCACTTGCTGGGGGAAGCCCGATTTGCTCAAATCAAAAGGGACAAAGCCCGTGTGGTTTGTCGTACCTTAACCCAAGTCCGCGAAAAAGATCGGCTTCAAGGGAGACTCAAAGATGGGTTTGGCTCTGGGAAATGACTCAAGTGACTCAGTAGTTCTGGGAGCTGACTCGTCAGATTGACTCAAGTGACTCATGGTGGTATCCACTCTGTCCCAATTTAGACGCTTGAACTTTTTAAGCGAAACAAAGCAAGAGTCGTCGAcgaaaaaaattgaaagCCTATTTTGGATAATTCACTAACCGCAGGGAAGCGAGGATGCAGACCCCACAGAAGTACAGgacgccaagaagcagatcgAGCTGGCTCTGTCTGCTTAGGGGGGAGAAGATACATAGCTTCAACATATTACTACACCTTTACAAAGTACGTAGTACAAGAGGGCACATTTTCGCTATCCCCGTTTAGACCCGGGTACCTTTTTCACTTTCGCTTTCCACCACTGCATATACGGCATCAAGAGATAGCGTTTAGATTAACGCACGTGATGTCTAGCAAGCTCATTTATCATTGACTTGAAGCCCGCTTGACGTCAAAACTTTTCCTACCTCTTTgccacacacacacactcacGCTAGTAATGGCCGGACACATTTCGCACTCGGCGTCGAACGCCATCATTTACTGCGTACTATGTTTCTTTCTGGTGATGGGTCTGGTAGTGGGCTACATCCACATGCGTCAGAAGAAGGGAGGCTTTCTGTCTGCTAACAATACCCGAACAGCCATTCCGTTAGCGATTAATTTCGTCGCTTCAGGTGAGTATCGAGAGGAGGACTTGTGGAGTTGAGGGGAAGGGGGTAGGGTGGTTCTCTGTGGTTGGGGTCCTGAGTTAGGGTCCTGAGTTGGGGTCCTGAGTTGGGGTCCTGAGTTGTAATGTCGACGGTTCTGGTGGTTCGACGAGATCTGATGCATCGACATGATCTGGTGGATGGTGTGGTGCTATGTTGTGAGCAGGTGATTTGATATGCGGGTTTTCACTGGATGGTCTTGTGGTGTCCGTGGTGTTGCCCATAGACGTTCTCTACCATCTGCATGTCTCATTAATCTGTCGTCAACAACAAGCTGCGCGGCTGAACAAAGCTGATATCATGGGTTCACTACTGCAGCTCCTAGCGATCGCCTCACTAcccttcttcctccacgCACTGCGGGTGCTTGCTTCGTCAGGCTGAGAAAACACCGCCGAACTCGACCAAGATAATACTTGCGTGAGAAAGTGCACATTCTAATTAACCCAGCCATGGGCGCTGGAGTGCTCAATACATATCCAGATATCGCCGTGCGGGCCGGAGTCGAGGGTCTCATGGTATATACCATTTCTTCGGCCCTTCCCATGATGCTTTTCGCATGGGTCGGACCTATTGTTCGTCGAGAATGTCCCGACGGGTTCGTTCTCACAGAGTGGACCAGATACCGATACGGATGGCTCACCTCGTTCTACCTCTCGTGTCTGACCATCGGAACCATGTATCTGTATATGGTGGCTGAGCTGTCTGCCGTTCAGGCTGCTATCGAGACACTGGCCGGAGTTGACGCTCTACCCGTTCTGATTGTCGAGGCTATTTTTACTTCCATCTACACTGCTGTTGGTGGTTTCcacacctccttcttcactGATAACATTCAAGGAGGAATGGTTTTGATTCTGCTGATCATTGTTTGTGTCGGTCTGGGTGTCTATTTCCATGTTGATCCTTCCGAGCCCAAAAAGTCCGGTATGCTGGAGCCCAACCTGCTCGCCAACAAGCTCATTTACATTCTGCCTGTTGCCATTGCCACCAACGATTGCTTTTTAAGTGGTTTCTGGATGAGAACTTTCGCTTCCAAGAACAACCGGGAGCTCTTCTGGGCATGCGCCATCGCCACTGTGCTGACTCTTGTCATTCTGACTGTTCTGGGTCTCACTGGTCTGCTGGCTGTCTGGGCCAAGAtggttgttgatggagagCAGTTTGTGTACGGAGACGAGCGATCCGCCAACGCCTTCTTCTACGTGCTGTTAGAAATGCCTGGATGGGTTATTGGTTTCACCATTGCCTTCactctgtctctctctgtcGCTGCCTACGACTCCAACGTCTCTGCCATGGCCTCCACTATCTCCAATGACTTCTTCCGAAACAAGGTGCCAATGGTCTGGGTGCGACTTATCGTGCTGTGCATCAACGCCCCTGTCATTGTCGTTGCCATCAAGGCCCCCAACGTTCTGAACATTTTCCTGATTGCTGATCTCTTCTCGGCCGCCGTCATTCCCATCATGTTTTGTGGCCTGTCGCGAAAGATGTACTTCATTACCGGCTGGGAAGTCATTGGAGGCGGTTTCGGAGGTATGATAACCGTGTTCATCTTCGGATCCATCTACTTCAAGAACGCCCACGAGGGAATCAAGCTGCTTATTCTGCTTCAGGGTCTGTACGGAGACGATTGGTCTGCCTTTGGGGCCTTTGTTGCTGCTCCCGTGGGCTCCATTCTGTGGGGTTTCGGTATCCTTATCATCCGTCTGACGGTGCTCAAGATCTACTCCATGATCTCTAAGAAGCCATTCACAGCTCTGGATAAGCCTGACCCCACTCAGACCGGTATGTCTGTGCTCAGAGACGCTCCTCATGTCGACGCAGACACAACATCGGAGTCGGTGGTGCTCGACAGAAAAGACCCCACCATCATGCCCGAGCTGATGGAAATCCACGACGAGGGCGGACATCTGACTGACGCTTTCCATCTCGACCTCGAA from Yarrowia lipolytica chromosome 1D, complete sequence encodes:
- a CDS encoding uncharacterized protein (Compare to YALI0D19844g, similar to Saccharomyces cerevisiae RBL2 (YOR265W); ancestral locus Anc_8.714, weakly similar to uniprot|P48606 Saccharomyces cerevisiae YOR265W Tubulin-specific chaperone A (Tubulin- folding cofactor A) (CFA)); this translates as MPSQIKIKTSALGRLIKEEKLYKQETAEQAARVEKMKANGEDEYDIKKQIEVLKDTEQMVPVMRKKIDEMKASLEGILVSMRRILGGRLGGKVTPPLVLGMKLMKR
- a CDS encoding uncharacterized protein (Compare to YALI0D19866g, similar to CAGL0I08613g Candida glabrata,ancestral locus Anc_8.218) — translated: MGAGVLNTYPDIAVRAGVEGLMVYTISSALPMMLFAWVGPIVRRECPDGFVLTEWTRYRYGWLTSFYLSCLTIGTMYLYMVAELSAVQAAIETLAGVDALPVLIVEAIFTSIYTAVGGFHTSFFTDNIQGGMVLILLIIVCVGLGVYFHVDPSEPKKSGMLEPNLLANKLIYILPVAIATNDCFLSGFWMRTFASKNNRELFWACAIATVLTLVILTVLGLTGLLAVWAKMVVDGEQFVYGDERSANAFFYVLLEMPGWVIGFTIAFTLSLSVAAYDSNVSAMASTISNDFFRNKVPMVWVRLIVLCINAPVIVVAIKAPNVLNIFLIADLFSAAVIPIMFCGLSRKMYFITGWEVIGGGFGGMITVFIFGSIYFKNAHEGIKLLILLQGLYGDDWSAFGAFVAAPVGSILWGFGILIIRLTVLKIYSMISKKPFTALDKPDPTQTGMSVLRDAPHVDADTTSESVVLDRKDPTIMPELMEIHDEGGHLTDAFHLDLENEFHLNDHHMHLHHRSHGAHHDPGVIP